The following nucleotide sequence is from Terriglobia bacterium.
CATGCGTTCCTGAGCCGACTCGCGGGCGTGGGAGGTGCGCCGAGTCCCGCCGGCCGGTCGCGGGTCTCCGCCTGGTATCGTCGCGTCGAAGGGGCCGCGGGCACCGCAGCGACGGGTCGCTGAGCGACTGGCGCCTCGTGCCGAACGGCTCCCGCAGGGTCTCGCGTCACGGGTCCGCCATCGCCTTCGGGGGCATGGCCGCCCTCGTGGTCGGGCTCGCGTGCGTGGCCGTCTTGCGCGCCCCGATCCCGCCCCGCGAGGGGCGCGCCCACCTGCCCGGGCTCTCCTCGCCCGCCGATGTGAAGTTCGACCGCCGCGGCACGCCGCACGTGCGCGCGGCGACCGAGGAGGACGCCTACAGGGTCCTCGGCTGGCTGCACGCGGGAGATCGCCTGTTCCAGATGGAGGTCCGCCGCAGGGCCGCCGCCGGGCGCCTGTCCGAGGTGATGGGTCCCGCGACTCTGGCGATGGACTCCCGCGCGAGAACCCTCGGCTTCTCGGCGCAAGCGGAGCGGGACTTCCGCGCCCTCACCCTGGGAGAGCGACGCCTGCTCGAGGCGTACTCCGCGGGGGTGAACGCGTACGTCTCGTCGCACCCGCGGCCGTGGGAGCTCGTGGCGCTCGGGGTGCATCCCGAGCCCTGGACCGCGCTCGACAGCCTGCGGTTCCTCGGTCTGATGTTCACGACGCTCTCCGGGTCCGAGGAGGGAGAGCGCGCGAACCTCGCTCGTGTCACGCGGTACGGACTCGGTCCCCTGCTCCCCTTCCTCGACGCCCAGAGCACGGCGCCGACGTTCGTTCCTCCAGAAGCCCGGTACCCGGTTTCGCGGCTCGGCCCCTCGCTGGCGCATCCGGCGGTGCCGCGAGGAAGCAACGCGTGGGCGATCGCCGGCTCGCGAACGGCGTCGGGCCGCCCGATCCTGGCCAACGACCCGCATCTCGAGGCGCAGATTCCCGGCGTCTGGTACGCGGCGCACCTGACCACCGCGGACGGACTCGACGTCGCGGGACTCACCCTGGCGGGGCTCCCCGGCGTCGCGATCGGCCACAACGGGTGGGTGGCATGGGGCATCACGATGCACCAGGCGGACGACGCGGACCTCTTCCTGGAGCGAGTCGACGAGTCCGGCGAGCGCTACGAGGTCGAGGGGAGCTTCGTCCCCCTCGCGGGGCACCTCGAGACGATCCGCGTCAGGGGCGGAAGGGCCGTCGAGCTGCGGGTCGAGCGGACGCGCCACGGCCCGATCGTTGAGAAGCTCCATCCCGAAGGGAGCGGGCCGCTCGCCGTCGCGCTCGCGTGGTCCCCCGACCTCGACGCGGGCAGCCTCAAGGCGTTCCTCGCGGCGTCGCACGCGCGGACCTCGGAGGAGATCTCGCGAGCGTGGTCGCTCTACCGGGGCCCGTCCGTCAACGTGTGCTGGGCCGCGGCGGAAGGGCACATCGGCCTCTTGGTGGCGGGAGCGATCCCGCGCCGGAGGACGGGGGACGGCCGGCTGCCCGTTCCGGGTTGGACCGGGTCCTACGACTGGAACGGCCTGGTGCCGCCGGCGGAACTGCCCCGGATCGAGGACCCGCCCGAGGGGTTCGTCGCTTCCGCGAACGACGACTGGACCTCGAGCGGCTACCGGCTCCCGTACCCCGGGGAATTCGCTCACCGCGAGCGGCTGGACAGGATCCGCGACGTGCTCTCGTCTTTCCACCATGCCGTCCCCTCCGACGTGCGGACCCTGCAGAACGACCTGTTGTCGCTCTACGCGATCAGGGTCCGCGACTCGTTGCTCGGTATCGGCGCGCGGGATCCCGAGGCCCGGCGGGCGCTCGCGATCCTCGCGGGGTGGGACGGCCGCGCGCTCCGCCGCGGCCCCTCCCTCTTGTTCTACAGGTTCATGCAGGATCTTCGGCAGCGGACGTTCGGCCCTCGCGAAAAGCGGTTGGGCGGGCGGCTCCCGGCCGGATGGGACCTCTTGGCCGGGATGATCGAGGGGTCCGGCGGGAACGACCTCTGGGACGACCCGGGAACGGACGCGGTCGAGACGCGCGAGGCGGCGATCTCGACGTCGCTCGCTTCCGCCCTGCGGGACGTCGAGTCGCGGGAAGGGGCGGTGCCCGCCGCTTGGAGGTGGGGACGGACTCACGCGCTCACCTACGTGCACCCGCTGGCCGAGGCGATTCCCGCCCTCGGTCGGTTTCTGAACGTCGGGCCGATCGAGATGGGGGGCGACTCCGAGACCGTCGCCGTCTCCGCATTCTCCCTCTCCTCGCGGAACTCGGAGCCGTGGCTCGTCGTCTCCGCCCGCCTGATCGTGGACCTGGGGGACCCGGACCGCTCCACGCTGGTCCTGCCGCTGGGCGAGTCGGGGCAGTTCCCGGACCGGCGATACGACGACCAGGCGGAGGCGTGGGCGGGAGGCGGCGATTTCCCGTTTCCTTTCGGGCGGGCCGCGGTGGACGCCGCCGCGGTTTCGACGCTTCGGCTCGAGTGAGCGGGCGTCCCGGTGGCGCGCCTCGAGGGCGGGCCCTAACATTTACCCTCCGCTGAACGACCCCGAGGATCGAGAGGAGAGGCTCGCTTGACCGTATCCGGGACGGATGCCCGTGTCGAGGCGCGACGGCGGCTCGTCGCGCTCGTGAGCGGGAACGAGGACTTCGACCTGCTCGAGGCGTGCCTCCTCGTGGCCGCCGAGGAATTCCCCGGTCTCGACGTGGCGGCGGAAGCCGACCGGGTCGACGCGATGGGACGGCAGGCCCGCCCCGGGGTCGCGCCCCTCGCGAATTTCTTCGCCCGGCTCGACGCGATGCGCACGTTCCTCTTCGACGAACTCGGCTTCCGGGGGAACGCCGACCAGTTCGACGACCCGCGCAACTCCTTCCTCAACGAGGTCCTGAATCGGCGCGCGGGCATCCCGATCACCCTGTCGATCCTCTACGTCGAGGTGGCGCGCCGGGCCGGGATCGAGGCTTCAGGGGTGGCGCTCCCCGGCCACTTCGTGGTCCGGGTCGGCGATGCGACCCGGGCGACCTTCGTGGACCCGTTCCACGGCGGCCACGTGATCACCGAGGACGACTGCCGCGAGCTCTCGGCGAAGACCACGGGCCGCGCCTCGCTCTTCCGCCAAGAGATGCTCCTGGGGGCGAGCGCGCCCGCGATCCTTGCGCGCCTCCTTCACAATCTCAAACGGGTCTACCTCGCCCGCGAGGATTACTCCCGCGCGCACGCCGCGGTGGACCGTCTCCTGATCGTCTCGCCGGACGATCACAGCGAGATCCGCGACCGCGGCTTCCTGCACGCCCACCTCGGCCGGAACGGCGCCGCCGTGGCC
It contains:
- a CDS encoding tetratricopeptide repeat protein, translating into MTVSGTDARVEARRRLVALVSGNEDFDLLEACLLVAAEEFPGLDVAAEADRVDAMGRQARPGVAPLANFFARLDAMRTFLFDELGFRGNADQFDDPRNSFLNEVLNRRAGIPITLSILYVEVARRAGIEASGVALPGHFVVRVGDATRATFVDPFHGGHVITEDDCRELSAKTTGRASLFRQEMLLGASAPAILARLLHNLKRVYLAREDYSRAHAAVDRLLIVSPDDHSEIRDRGFLHAHLGRNGAAVADLEAYLSLAPRAPDAESVRGRLAWLARKTTEIS
- a CDS encoding penicillin acylase family protein, with protein sequence MPNGSRRVSRHGSAIAFGGMAALVVGLACVAVLRAPIPPREGRAHLPGLSSPADVKFDRRGTPHVRAATEEDAYRVLGWLHAGDRLFQMEVRRRAAAGRLSEVMGPATLAMDSRARTLGFSAQAERDFRALTLGERRLLEAYSAGVNAYVSSHPRPWELVALGVHPEPWTALDSLRFLGLMFTTLSGSEEGERANLARVTRYGLGPLLPFLDAQSTAPTFVPPEARYPVSRLGPSLAHPAVPRGSNAWAIAGSRTASGRPILANDPHLEAQIPGVWYAAHLTTADGLDVAGLTLAGLPGVAIGHNGWVAWGITMHQADDADLFLERVDESGERYEVEGSFVPLAGHLETIRVRGGRAVELRVERTRHGPIVEKLHPEGSGPLAVALAWSPDLDAGSLKAFLAASHARTSEEISRAWSLYRGPSVNVCWAAAEGHIGLLVAGAIPRRRTGDGRLPVPGWTGSYDWNGLVPPAELPRIEDPPEGFVASANDDWTSSGYRLPYPGEFAHRERLDRIRDVLSSFHHAVPSDVRTLQNDLLSLYAIRVRDSLLGIGARDPEARRALAILAGWDGRALRRGPSLLFYRFMQDLRQRTFGPREKRLGGRLPAGWDLLAGMIEGSGGNDLWDDPGTDAVETREAAISTSLASALRDVESREGAVPAAWRWGRTHALTYVHPLAEAIPALGRFLNVGPIEMGGDSETVAVSAFSLSSRNSEPWLVVSARLIVDLGDPDRSTLVLPLGESGQFPDRRYDDQAEAWAGGGDFPFPFGRAAVDAAAVSTLRLE